CTCGTTTCAAGGCCGTGAAAAAGAAACGTCTTATATCCTTGTTGCAACCTATCGCAGAACGTACATTTTCAAGTTCTGCACAGACTAATTCTGGATTAAGTGTCTTTTGAGCAAAACGTGAACGACTCGCTTTCTCCCTGTCTCGTGCATTCTCCCATTCATCATGTATCAGTTTTTTCTTTGGTTCGATTTCCTCAAAAAAATCCAACGACAACTGCCTTGAACTAATTCCAGCCATCTCACGTAATAACGCACCTTCAAATAAGGTTTCTATAATCTGCTCGCTTGACCCGGGTACTGCCACAGCAACCCCCAAGTCACTTTTGATCTTCTTGTGCTTTCGAATCAGCACATCAAGAATCACCCCATCAACAGGATTATCTGTGCCGTAACAGGTTGCTACTCTGACTTCGGGGTTGCTCTGACCAAATCGGTCCACACGACCTTCACGCTGTTCATGACGCGTCGGGTTCCATGCCAAGTCGTAATGGTAAACCGCATTGAAATGTTCTTGTAGATTTATTCCCTCGGAAAGACAGTCTGTGCAGACCAGAATGTAATCGCCCGGTTCACTTACCAAAGCGTCAATTCGCGCCTCACGTTCTGAAGGAGGGAGCAGTCCTGTGACAGATTCCACTCTTACATTTTCAGAAAATGCCTTTCGGAGTTTCTCCGTAACGTACTGGGCCGTGTCAATAAATCTACAGAAAACAATCGTCTTGAAGCCATCCTTGATTAAATGCCTTAGTTCCTTAACTGTAGTTTGGATTTTGTTGTCAGCATTGTCCGAAAGTTGTTCTGCACTACGAGCAAATGCTAAAAGCTTGGGGCGGATATTAACTCTTTCCTCTTCGGAGTCAGACCCTGGACTGAAATCCAGAATGACTTCATCATCTTCGCCCTGATCAAGCACCGTACGCCGTCCGACTTCATCCACTTCATCTTCTGGAACCTCTTCAACAGCAGCCCGATTACGCAGAGTAGTTACCGCAGCTGCCGGGCTGGATGAAATACAGCGCAACAAGGCAAGTGCTGACCAGTATCGAACTCTTCTCCGACGCTGACTCGAATCTTTTTCTGATACATATCCACGAACAAACTTGAGGACATCGTAAAACAAGCGCTTGTATTCTTCGCTGAATTCGTATTTGACTTCCTTATCCCTTCTCTCTGGAAATGAGGTGTCGGTTTCAAGGTAATGGCGGATATCGGCACGGCGTCTCTGAATAAGATGTCGCGCAAGATTGCGCCTTATTCCTTCACGCTCCTCTTTATCAAGATCAATCGGCAGATCTGAGAATCTTTGATCAAGAAGACCTAAGAGGGAGCGGAAAGCATTTTCATTTCCACTATGTGGGGTTGCCGTAACCAGTAGGAGATGACGGGATTTTTCTTCCGCAAGTTTTTTCAATAAATCATATCGTTGCTGTTTTCCTCGATTGTTTCCACCGGAAAGAGTGCACCTGTGAGCTTCATCAACAATTACTAATTCCGGGCACTTGAGAACGAAATCGTCTACCCGCCTACGGGTTTTGATAAAATCGGTAGAAACGATAGTGAAATTATGCCGGTCAAAAACCGAAACGCCTACTGACAGGTCCCTCTCCAGACGGTTGATCGTACTGCTTAAAACAAGTTCCGCGTCAATATGAAATTTCTCGTATAGTTCGCGTTTCCACTGTTCGGCTAGGTGTGGAGGACAAAGGACAGTCAGTCGCTTTATTTCTCCGCGGTCAAGCAGTTCGCGTGCAATAACACAAGCTTCTATGGTTTTACCGATGCCAATGTCATCTGCTATAAGTAGCCGCACCGGATCAAGTCTGAGGGCCATCATCAACGGAACCATCTGGTAGGGGCGAGGCTCGACCGCAATGCGTCCAAAACTTCGGAAAGGTCCTGAAGCGGCACGGGTTGACAATCTTGCAGCCTCCCGAAGCAAAAATCCAGATGAAAAATCGCCTATATCATTTTTTGTCGGATGCGTAAACCTTGCTGACTCTACGGGTTCTACATATCTCAGTATACAGGTGACTTCATCATCAACCCCTCCGACCGGCCGTACCGTCAAAATATCTTCTTCTGACCCTGGCAGAACCACCCATTCGCGTCCACGGGCATGAACGAGAGTGCCGGGCTTGGAAAGCGTTAGAGGGGTATTCATTTTTCGAAAATTCCAAAAATGTCGGGATGTTGACGGAAAATTTCATTCCAATCTTTTTTGTAATGGAACCGGATGACCGAGTAGCCAGATTCTATAAGCTTTCTTTTGTTCTCATCGTCATTGCGGATCTGGTCCGGTCTGTCGTGAGGAGGCCCATCAATGTAGATCGCCGCATTGTATTTTTTATAGAAGAAATCCGGTCTTGTTTGACACTCACTGATCAGGTGCTGTGCATCAC
The Candidatus Dadabacteria bacterium genome window above contains:
- a CDS encoding helicase-related protein, translated to MNTPLTLSKPGTLVHARGREWVVLPGSEEDILTVRPVGGVDDEVTCILRYVEPVESARFTHPTKNDIGDFSSGFLLREAARLSTRAASGPFRSFGRIAVEPRPYQMVPLMMALRLDPVRLLIADDIGIGKTIEACVIARELLDRGEIKRLTVLCPPHLAEQWKRELYEKFHIDAELVLSSTINRLERDLSVGVSVFDRHNFTIVSTDFIKTRRRVDDFVLKCPELVIVDEAHRCTLSGGNNRGKQQRYDLLKKLAEEKSRHLLLVTATPHSGNENAFRSLLGLLDQRFSDLPIDLDKEEREGIRRNLARHLIQRRRADIRHYLETDTSFPERRDKEVKYEFSEEYKRLFYDVLKFVRGYVSEKDSSQRRRRVRYWSALALLRCISSSPAAAVTTLRNRAAVEEVPEDEVDEVGRRTVLDQGEDDEVILDFSPGSDSEEERVNIRPKLLAFARSAEQLSDNADNKIQTTVKELRHLIKDGFKTIVFCRFIDTAQYVTEKLRKAFSENVRVESVTGLLPPSEREARIDALVSEPGDYILVCTDCLSEGINLQEHFNAVYHYDLAWNPTRHEQREGRVDRFGQSNPEVRVATCYGTDNPVDGVILDVLIRKHKKIKSDLGVAVAVPGSSEQIIETLFEGALLREMAGISSRQLSLDFFEEIEPKKKLIHDEWENARDREKASRSRFAQKTLNPELVCAELENVRSAIGCNKDIRRFFFTALKRAGVPLTSKPESVEIHLNKETPRSLRQSIGYDEPFSGRFDIPLGQQEVYLGRTSPVIEGLASWVLDQALDPVANQLGIASRCGVVSTSSVISRTILLVVRFRYHINDTVGKTDKAILCEEIVPLACDGPSDNPDWMELQESEKLLSVHPEKNLTQTAINQQIELTLSDIPKYECALELIARRRSEIQLEIHSRVRGKSTQAQRGLRIEPVLPADILGIYVLLPRLN